The DNA segment TCAAACTCATGATCCACAAGCGGGCCTTCAAAGGAAGTGATAGGGGTGTAACTGGTCATATCGTATCCATGTGTATGCGTGTGGTCATAGCTGGCAACAACGTTGCAGGCAGTGTCCCGGTGgctgcaaaaagaaaaaaaactatgTGCATAAAAACTTAGAATGATAAGAAAATATTATTTAGAAAAAAAGAAAGGCATACTATTTCCAGCCCGTTGGCAGATGACAGTGAAAGTATCTACAAAAAAACCGAATTTTTTCCTCGACCAATGACAATTTTGTCACATCGCTGCTGCACCCCTTAGAAGGCTTCATGATATCAACTGCTTCCTTAACCAGCAGATACAAATGATAAGGAATAGATTTAGGTTCATTCCCAGGAGAATAAGAACCGAAATCAAATGGCCCTAAAAGCTCCTGCCTGCAGTAACCCTGTTGACAAAAAGATTATGACTAAGCTCATTCATATATGACAAAAAGATTAGAACTAAGCCGAATGTCAAATTAAGATTTATATAATAAGCCTATTACTTTATTAGTTTCACAAAAACATAATTTCCTAAACCAAATCAGCTAACAAACAGGTTTATGTGTTTATAATAAAGTAAGATATATAACCATACGTCTTCTGGTAGtgtctcttcttcttcttcttccgaGGAGAGAGTAGAGTCCATATCCTCATCCTATATAATCAGATTCAGAGCAGATAATATATTAGAATAACAACAACATCAGTTGGCTTTGGCTTTGACAGAGTTCTAATTAATAGGTTGAGCAAAAACATAATATTCTAAAAACCTTGTTATATATCAATTCCTTTTATTAACCAAATCAACTAATAATAGGTTTGTATGATTATAACAATACCTCTTCTTCTGATGAGGTCAAATATAGAGTATACACCATTTCCTCATCTGTTGAGATATCATCTTCTGTCTCCTCCTCAACCTGGCACAgcatatataataaataaattagaaTAACAAATTAATTAGAAATAAATCATCTGATTGGTGGTAAACAAACAAAGTCCAATGGCCTCTAAAtgatcccaaaaaaaaaaaaacacaggcTAGCTAACAACAAAAAGTTATCAAAAACATATTTTCCTAAATGTATAactttggatatatatatatacaactaCTACATTACCTGGTGTTTCCCCAAGAGTGTGAAGCGTGTCTTACAGGCAAGGGT comes from the Helianthus annuus cultivar XRQ/B chromosome 4, HanXRQr2.0-SUNRISE, whole genome shotgun sequence genome and includes:
- the LOC110934120 gene encoding uncharacterized protein LOC110934120, translated to MDSTLSSEEEEEETLPEDGYCRQELLGPFDFGSYSPGNEPKSIPYHLYLLVKEAVDIMKPSKGCSSDVTKLSLVEEKIRFFCRYFHCHLPTGWKYHRDTACNVVASYDHTHTHGYDMTSYTPITSFEGPLVDHEFDVETGLPRSELIYVMSLIHSRKTPAYWEMSAGYVLFYCKLCSCFGIDYNRLEAASEEDVRLMYVGLELDP